From Impatiens glandulifera chromosome 7, dImpGla2.1, whole genome shotgun sequence:
taattaataataaaattcttcttaaataattataattagctTTTATCCGATTTCTATTCGGTGTGGTCggcatataaaaaaaatatataacttccgaaattctattttttatattaattaaagaaaaaatatataaaaaattgttattttcaaattttttttttattatttatgataatgattatataaatattttctacaaaatttgatgaaattatcataataattgaCTTCATTTCGCAGATAAATAGCGTCTAATAAAAATTGTGCAAATGATCACTTTCTATTTATCGGACAAAAATACTTCGTCTTGCGACGGTACAGTCACGTCTCGCGACGGCACGCTCACAAGGTCGCGTCTCGCGATGACACGGTTACGTCTCGCGACAGCACACTCGACGAATTAAGGTTCCGTCGTACGACGCAGCGTCACGTTATGCGACATGATATTTTTAACGTTACTGAATGAAAAGATGCATTGTAAACGACGAATTAAAGTTTTGTCGTACGACGCAGCGTCACGTTACGCGACATGATATTTTTAACGTTACTGAATGAAAAGATGCATTGTAAAATCAGCCAGACGAACCTTTTTTAGCGTTCTTTAGATTAGTTTCAACTACCCCAATTCGCGATGAATCAATTATTcattttctataaattaattaataataaatttcttcttaaataattataattagtttttatcTGATTTCTATTCGGTCTGGTCggcatataaaaaataaaaatttaattacagaaaaaatatataaaaattgttattttcaaataaacttttgattatatagagtaaagattacataaatatattttagacggaattttgattagattgtcaaaataattcttttaattgTGCCCgtgtttattaaaattatgcaaatgattattttatatttttcgaaCAAAAATACCGAGACGGCATGCTCACACGTTTGCGTCTCACGACGGCACATTTGCGACTCACGACGGTACGCTTGTCACGCGACGACATACTCAATGAATTAGGGTTCTGTCGCATAAGGTGACGCTGCGGGATATTTTTGTCCGAAAAATAGAAAGTGGTCATTTGCACAATTTTTATTAGACGTTGGTCATTTGcgcaattaaaacaattattaggATCCTTCGATAAAATTAACACTTATCTAAAACAAACTAGGCCTAAAAAACAATCAGTTGGATTCTAGGGTTTCTAATACATTGAGAAGCTCTCTGTTCCCTTTTCATTCTTTTTCAGAATTCTTACAATACTCAATATCTACTTGCTGATATCAGTTATGGTGGTAAGGAATCCAAGCAATTTCAAGACGAGGCTGTGCATTCTGTATCAGAGAGAAGGACGTTGTCCGCGTGAAACCTGCACGTTTGCTCATGGAGAAACCGAGCTTCGACGGTTCACTAATACTTTAAACGGTAACGCTTTgttgatttgtttatttttcatGTCGTACTGCAAATCTGTTAGAACATACACGATTTGTTTATTGGATTTTGATTCATCTTGTATCGTGGCTGTGTGTTTAGGTGCGAATTTGTTAAAACATCACTTGAAACTGAGTTAAGAACATAAGTGCCAATTAATAGAATCATTTCTGGTTATGCTTATTGTTCATGCATCAGCTCGGTTCCATTCTGCACtctattttgaatgaattgtgCTCAGTCTAAGATGTTCCGAAATTCCATAACTTGTTCTCCTTGTTGTTCATGCTGTTATATCTATTTAAAAACAACCTAtgtaaagaaatattttagtattgtattttttatggCGAACTTGTATTCAAACGCGCTGACTGACagattttagtatttttgttcCATCAGAACAGATTGTGCTGATTGGTTTTTATATTAATGCTGCTTGTGGTATTGTTCTTGGGCAAACTTCATCTTGGTTTATCATAGTGCTTTAAGAAACATTGGGTTTTCATGAAGCATCCAGTTATAGGTGTTTATGGAACATAGAATCTTCCAAAACATGTACATTGACAAGTTGACACGGAAGATTATCAAATGTTTTATATGCCAGTCCTGCAGTTTGTATTAATGTGGAGAATGTGGTATTTCATGAATTCTTCTTTATCAACTTCTCCATGTATGATATTGCAAAAGGAACTCGGGTGCAaagtttcatatatattatggtGCAGAAAGCACATACATGTTGCATATGGGTGAATCATATATCTTATCATCATTGTTCAAGGAGAAAGGGTTTCTATATCTTTTATTGGTTCCTTATGTGGTGTTCAAATGGTTTTCTCAACGGTGAAAGCACAAATATTGGTATACATATATCTATTTCATTTTATGAGATATCAACTCGCCAAGGTGTATTGGATATTGGAACTTGAAGGAAGGCACTAAAACTGTTCATTTGTATGTTAAATCATTTGTACCTTGTAATGGTAAGATTGATTTATCACGTGATGGGCCCTCCTTCATTTTGGAAGTGGTATATATCGGACAACTTTTTTTAGTTCACTTGAAGTACTAGTCTTCTTTCATGCAGATAGACGAGATCACAGACATAATGACTTGCGAGATAAGCTCGACAGAAAACGTTCTCCAGTGCGAAGACATTCTCCTGGAAAAGATGAAAGAGTCCGGAATTCTTTGCGCGGTTAGATATTTGATCCTTTTGTGTCTTCTTCTCGTGTTCCTTTGCACTTTCCTTCATGATGTTAACGTTTGACATATATGTTTGTCTTGGGATGTATTTGCAGCAATTTATCTTTTTACAGCATGCATTGAAATTAGGAACATAGCTTTGGGCAAATAAACTGTCACATGTACTTGACCTTATTCCTACTTCTAAAGTGAAATATTATGGAATGAACCATCTACATAAAACATTCTCACccaatgtattaatatattaattttctcacAGTAATGAGTCACTATTACAGCTTACTAAAATTCTTAAGTTAAACAgacttctttttccttttttatatttttatgctTCACCATCTTATCAATTCAAGTagctttctttttcttcattttcagatTCTTCATGTTACAGTCCTTTCTCTATCCATTCTTATTCctactttatattattttgttcgcAGGTAACAGTCCTAACAGATCCCCAAAAATTAGGTAAGTCCATTTGATTCCATCATAGTGTCTCTTTTGCTTCATCATCtatcatttattttactaattgcTTGTTTTTATTGTGCTTccttgaaatttttatttattatgtagcAGATGTAAATGGAAACCCTTGGAATAATTTTTGTGAACAGaggaatattatatttttaagtctAATAAGTGGTTGTACAAGTGCTTGTAGCTTTTCCTAACGTTGTTTTTGTCCTATATTTAATGGGTTATGTGTTACAGTGATAGAAATAGAAGAATGGAGATAGATGATCGAAGTGATTTCTCAGGGAGTGCCAAAATATCTGTTGGCACTGACGACCATCTTAGTGGTAGAAAGCAGTTATCATCTAATACCAGAAGCGTTCTTCATGAGCATGTATGACTCTTATCTAGTTTTGGTTCTGAGGGGTGAATAACTGATAAAACATTTGTCGGGTATTCTTTGGTAATGTTAACCCCGCTATACATATCTTTCCTCGCGTTGGCAGTTGAGGCAAGTGCAGTCAGACATTATCATGCTCGATGAGGACAAATACAAGTTAGAGGTTGGTTCATTTTAATATGGTTTCTTCAAGTCCCGTTGcaatttattttagtttcttATTCTGTTACGTCTagagaatatttttttctcttagtGCAATGATCTAAGTGTTGATCATACTGGGCTTTTCCCCCAGAAAAATTGTGTTTGGATCTTCCACTTAATGATTATTTGGGTTTATTCAGTCATCAATACTAAGTTTGATTGTTTAATGAAAGCATTTATGTCTAGGTGTTTACAAGTGATTTTGATAAGTAAGTGTTGCTGAGATAACAGAAGAACCTAAAGTAATTATGCAAATTCTAACTTATTTATGTCAGTTGTATCTTAGTTGTGATCTGTGATCATGTGCATCCTCATATATGGAGATTGATCAAGTGGCCTGCCTCACCTGGATTTTCTCATTTATGATGTTGAAAGTAATTTATGTGCTAGAATATCACACTTGCAGTGAGATACTCCTACACTGGGCTACCTCGGGTGGATTATGTGCTAGAATATCTTACTCACAAGACTCGAGGAAGATTTGAATAGTGGtgaattaattcataaatttctcATCAAACACTTTTTCTTGTCAGATATGATAAATCGAAATATTGTGTTTATCACCAATGCAACATAAAGTAAGGCCTTGTTTTATATGGGGTGAAATATTGGAGTGATAAACACTACCTGAGTTGTAAATATCTATGTGGATGCTCAAGTCCGTCATTTTGACTTATATTTCATTGCTCGTAAGGTTTACCTGCAAGAGAGGACACATGAAGCAGATCGTTTGACTTCTAGAATAAAGGAGCTTGAGGCACAACTATCGCAAGAGAGTGAGGAATGCAAGAGGTTAAAGTCCAGATTACACAACTTTAGTGCATTCGTCaaactaagagcttgtttgatgtagggttattttgaaataatctatttttgtatagaaaaaaaaccttgtttgattaaaaagtatattatttggtttaaataaCTAAAGTATccctttatttaatattttaaaatattacaaaaaacaAGTAAAGATGTTAGtaattttagttgatgatttgattatGAAGTATTTTCAGCAAATTGTTGCTAGATGggtattgataaaaaaaaaattctagttGATCCTGTTGTAAccttgtatttattttattttctttcctatTTGCAGGATTACttcaaaaatgaagaaatttctTAAAGCACATGAGCGTCACTTGCACTTACAGGAAGAACTAAACAggtaagttttttaatattaatctttACTCCAACCTGGCTTTATTCTTAGTGTTGTTGTCTTATAGATCACAGTCACGACTTCAGAAACTAGGAGAGCAACTAGGTTCAGACTCCATTCGACTTGGTGATAATGAGGATTCAAATATCAATATCTTAAGTGATGGGGGGGTTGCTTCTCCAAGAAAGAAAAGGCCTAGAATCAATTCAAGAATTGCTACTGATGTTTCAAAATCAGGTATAATTAACTTTCAATAGTATTGCTACTCTACTCATGACCTTTGTCTGTTCTCATCCCACCATAGTTTGGTATTCTTAATTGTCCCATGGACTTCTTATTTCATGGCTAGTCACATAACCTATATAACTTTTCCAcagatatttttattgatttgtttttataaaactttcttGTTGCAAGATATGGTAAGATTGcggtaaaaaattaatagacTTCTATATGTATGAAATATTTCTTgttgtaaattatattaaatcaaGGATTAGTTTTATTCTTCAtcaatatcttatattattcATAGATGTGGAAAGAGAATTGAATCCAGTGGGAATGATTGGATTGGAGAAACGATCTAGGTGGGATAAAAACAACGTGAGAGCTGATGGAGAAGATAATGGTTATCAACGCACCAGAGAGAACATGAAGAAAATGGAGAAGAATGCCTCTTTTAATGTCCTTTCAGCAGATAaggtttgttttcttttctgTGGTCTCTTTGATTGTAGGAAAgagtaaaatattttacttaccGATATATGCAGTACAAAGGTGGTGGTGGTGAGCAAGCTGGTTTGCCACCAACCAGCATGGCAGCACATGCAGAAGATCAAGTTATTGAAATGATAGATGGGGAGGAAAATGTTGATGTGGTGGGAATCGGCTCTGTTGGATCTCAGATAGAGGCTGCTGCTTCACGTTCATCCCGACGATTGCCATTTCTACCTCCACCACTTCCTCCACCGCCTCAAAATAAGGTAAGAATCTATTAGAAGATAAATGTTAATGTAGCTCTGCTTCCATATATGcttttactaaaaaaatcttagttaaattattttttgacaGACAAGCAAAGTAAATAAAgattaaggccttgtttgatctagagttatttgaataacctaaGTGATTATTTCCAAATTAGGTTATTTGGGTAACTGGggtataattatataatgactatttgtatatattatatacaaattttgGTTGATTCTAAATGATGTGATTGGTGTGTAAATTGTTAATTGGATAGTGATTTATTTGaagttaatctcaaataactaaTATCAAACAAGGCTTATGCTGCAGAGCAAACAGGTTCTGAATGAGATAATCTATCAAAGAATTCACAATGAGCCTATTTGGAAAATGGTATTTTTGTAGCAATGTTTGACACAATTAGGTTCCATAGAAAAATCttcaaagttaaaattgaaagtgattattaattttttcatcatTATGTGATTGTttacttcatttggtataatattttttatgtaccATGATTCTGATTATATTTTCTTGATCATGATACAAATTATTTGATATGTCATTGTGATGTAAGACTTTAGAAAGacagaaaaaaaaatgcatattaGTTTATTGAACAAAAAGAATTAGAGTTTGTTCAAAAGTTTTGATGGATGTTGTGTTGATCTGTGCAGTACAAGGGAGACAATAAGAATGTTAATGGGAATGAAGAAGAACTAGTGGATGTGGATATTGTTTGATCTTTTGTTTGAATGGATGGTGCTTTGGAACTGCATTGAGTTGAGTTCAAGTGATTTGGTGTTTTTACTTGAAATCTCACTCCTTTTTTGGTGTATTACAGGGCCGTGTTCTTTCATTATTTGTCGCCTTGTAAAGACTTTGATCCTCTTTGGTCAATAGTTTCAGTTTTTGAACTTTAACCAGATTGATCTGCGGCTTGTGATTTTGACTAAATTTATTTCAGGCTCAAAATGCAATTAGTAGATTAGTGGATaggaaacaaaaatatattctgTTATGATTAATGGCAAATTAagatataaagttttttttataagattttgttCCTGCTTTGAACCTTGCTTTATCAGTTGTTATGGATTCATTCTTTAgggttaatgttttttttttgtttttttttaatttgtatttattttttcaggATGACTAGCATTGTTTTATAGTTATAACATCCTTTAAATTAGAGTTTTCTtggtcaatttatttatttttcaaataagagTCTTAATAATTTTGGTGGGTTAATATGATTGGATATTTATTCAAGATAGTTTTGggacaaataaatcaaattaatggATGTGAATTGtcaatctaaaaaatatttttaaattttcttaggGCCGGCTATTAGGGTGGGTAAGATGGGCCACTGCCTAGGGCCTTAAAATTAAGgcccatttttttttcatgcagtactataaaaaataaaaatgaggttttatgtttctttctacTCGGTTCTCTACTTCTAAAATCCTTCTCTCAATAGTGactcaaaaattaattagatctTTGAAATTCTTTTCTCAACAGAGACTTAAAGTTTAATTAGATTGAAGCAGGGATCAAAATTTAAGTCTCAAATTTTAGATGTCCCTTACCTAAAAAATGAACGAGACAGCTCTGTCTATAACCTAGCTTGAAACAGAGAAATAAGATGGAGGAGCCatttataaattgaacaaaaataatGTAAGTTAGAAATAACAAAACATATCATGAGAGCATGCATGCATCAATCTCACAATTGTTCAAGTGAGTTGACATGGTCAATGGGCACTTTGTTGATGTTGTTTAAAAGCATTTCCTTTTCAAGATAGACACAATAACTCTCAAAAATACTGGAACCGACTGAAACTCCGAAATCCAGTAAAAAAAGAAGCTCCAATTCCATTTTGTTTAGCTCTGCATTGCTTACTCCTCCCACCTTAGCGTAAAACGCATTGTTGTAATGTCTGTATTCAcaagtaatataaaaaattaaatatcaatattaaacttttaacaataattaatataaaattaaaataagttatttcatttgtTATGTTATTACTATTTTTACTAAAACAAGTCTTATTTGGTTTCTAATCAAAAATCATTTTACTATCCCTCTTATAtatcacattatttaatttattaattaaaatatcaattctaaaaaaaaattaaaatatcaattcttttaaatctttttaccaaaaaaaatataattaaaatgttactaattatttaaataattgaataacttgaattaaattatttaattatttagaatatcaCAATTGCAGCTCGGCCTTGTTTGAGGAGAGGGTTTTATatgtgttttattaaaaaaaactcttgttTCATAAATAGTAGAaaaaaactggtttttaaaatttgataactaATTTGTCctttgtgataatattatttaatttaatggttgataaaatgtttgaattttaagataaaaattgaattttatccCCAAAACCCCTTCATCATCAAATGAGGCCCCATGTTCCAAGCCTAAGACTGAGAATTTAATTTAGTAAGACTTGACTTGACTTGACTTTGACTAGACTAGATTTATATATAGGGAGcaagttatatatatacaaggaGTGATTTAGGAAACTAATCTggattatttaatcaattatatatatagagtgaAAAAGAATTTAGGAAttcatctaaattatttaatcaatgaGACATGAATTGACTTGGTATATATGGGGAGTGATTTAGGAAATTCATTTAGATTATTTAGTTAGTGAGACCTAAAATGAATTAGTATTATAGATTATATAGGGAgggagagttatatatataattcttttaaataatttaatgaatgaGACCAGACTTGACtcaataatcaatatataagaaatatatataaggaatgaTTTAGAACTCATatataagaattatatatataaatattaattcttttaaatgatttaatcaaTGAGAAGACTTTACTCAATatataagaattatatatatataattcctaTGAGACATATAAGAAATGATTTAGAACacacttaatatatatacatataattcttctaaattatttaatcaataagACCGACTTGACACAAAATATTAGGAATGATTTAGTACTCACTGTATATATAATTCTTCTAAATGATTTAATCAATAAGACTCGACTTGACTCAATTCTAAATGATTTAATCAATAAGACTCGACTCAAAATATAAAGAATGATTTAGTACtcacttaataaataaataaataaatatatatatatatatatatatatatatatatatatatatatattctaattaaatgatttaatcaATGAGACTTGATTTCAATCAAAAGATAAGAGAATGACTTAGAactcaattaatatatagaCCAGACTtcactcaaaatatatattagaactCACTTAGATTCAATATATTCCCCTCTAAAGTTttattggaattggaattaatatttacattaaattataattcaattattatgtttgaatttgtttttataatataataattcaatttcaattctcgtttgaaaaagatatataataaaaataatttaaatatatattatctatattattaagaCATTTGTTTGACACAACTTAAGAAAACTCAggtataagaatatttttagatATCGATTctcatgaagaagaaaaaaatatcagttaATCATGTTAATTTgctaagattaaaaaaaatatattagttcgGAAggttaactttctaaattcaataagacaaaatattagttcAACATCTAACCTcctaaattcaaacaaaattattagtttgaaaggttaacttactaaatttttaaaaaatataccagttaaatattttaatttttaaaattcaaaaaataagttATCGGTTTAGCACGaataattgtaaataataaaataataatatatttttatttacaaaacataaaaaaattgaaattataatttctagctattgaaaattataaaaatatgccATTAAAATTGAAAGTCAAATTTCACTTTCAATTGAGATGCTCCACCAAACTTAAGATTTGActcaaattctaattttaattctaaatcGATGATTACTAAAACACCTTATAGATtatttatagattatttaacttataatgttgaatattgttatatatataatatatatataaaatagattaGTTGTTTTCTTTAGTTTAGGAGAACTAGtatgtttataattattttttatatcttatgTTGACTCTTTCAATTGGGACATCTTGGTGTGTTAGATTAATAAATagcttttttttctttacaaaataTTAGGGATTTTATTGCGGGATACAGCATATCAttagattaaatttatattttttaaaatgttttaagattTGGGGAAGCCCAACAGTCAGGAATTATGAAGGCATTATCTCCGGAATCCAAATATGAGTTAAAATCGGTAGGTGTCAAAACTTAGACTTtctaatgagaaaaataaatttcaataagATAGAACTTTCTAACCAAATTCCAACAATgcactaatttaataattttccaCAAAGataatagttaataatattCAACAATATCCAATAGGAGAtgattatattttcaaatctactcattaatatatatattttgtaaaccTATTGTTTTGGAGTAAATATATCTTATaatcaaacaatcaatcaatataTTAAACCTTTAagtattcaattttttaaaaatatataacttattaataGTCCAAGTGATTTTTTTAGATAagcatttttcaaaaaacctaaATCTTTTTCATGTAACATATATAGAAGATTGATttataaagagagagagagagagggataGAGGTTTTACACATCATCAAGCATCTTGGAGGCAATCATAACACTGGTGACGATCAATCGATGAATATTATGCGATACGACTAATGAATCCGGGTGCTTATGTGCCAATCTATCAATATAAACATACCCAACTACGAAGCTCGAAGGGCTACAATTTGTATACTTGTAAATTCTCTCCAAATACTTGGATATGCTAATACTTGGTGCTCTCATTCCATTGAAAGCACTCAAGCTCTTCCCCATAAGCAATTCAGTACCCCTAATTAACCCATCATTTCGTGCCACAAGCTTCTCCAGAGCCGATGATAATACAGAAAGAACTCGtggagatgatgatgatgtcgATTCATCATCGATTTCCACGCCTGAATCCCTTAATTCTAACATCTATACGGCATCcttactttctttttcttcttctttttatgaTGGtcgatgagagagaaaattatgagcAGCCATACTGTCGACAGCTAGGGataaaaaaaagagttattTGGTTGGCTGAAGAATATTACAGAGTGTATCTGAGATGACTTATCGGATTATAGGATGAGCATTAAATGGGTTTCTGACACGTGGCCTTTCATGTTCACTTGTCTGTAGAGATAACATAggataaaatcaaaaaatagaatattttattacatGGTTCTCATTGTATGGACTATTATCTTGACTAATCTTTCTTTCATATCAACGTCTCAACTCAAGGTTttgatgaatttattaatttagaatataaaacagtctttattcaataaatatatatgtttgattttttttttcttgtttggtatggatatttttttttcttatttaggattttacctaatttttaaaaattctcatcttctctatatataatcactcattttattaataacatattaaaatatatatattttttttaaattttaaatataaaagacattttagtaattaaatcagttaaaaccttattttttttatcaatccaatttttttaaataaaacccaAAACTCCTCAAAtaaccaagatcaaacaagctcctgGAGAATCACCTCTAAGAGAATGTTTTGATTTAGATTGAATTTTCCGTTTTGAGTTTTAAGTTTacgggtgggtcaacccacaatccaacccaaatattcatttactctcacatatatatattataattaaccactactcttgacccgacaatccgaacactttgaaattaaacattatatatatatatatatatatatattagatagttaaaaagttgaacttatattgttaaaatgtcaccgttcattaaatttgatatttaatttaaaatataaagttttattagcctagttgattaaagagttgtacttgttttgttaggttgcaagttcgaaacatatatataatatttctaattttatttttaaccgttttaaatttatgtgcgagttaacccacaatctgatccaagtatccatttactctcaaatatatattcaaattaaccacaactctcgacccgataatccagacacttttgaaattaagcatcattatatatatataaattatgttttctcttttttcttaaattctagcaaaataaatattggtcttagaaaattttgacataattaattttaaatgattaaaataagtcaaaaagaggtttaaaattcttttaaaagatgtgagttttataattttgtcgTTTGTTTGTTGTCAAATCATtagttgtttaatttattattattattattattattgttatatatttattatttatttttattattttttaatgtagggaGTTAACATGATCCATAATTTTACTTCAATTTAAGACATTATAAGGAAGAATTGAGCTCGTGACATTTggtcttataatttttttacatgagTTACTCTAGTGggttgattatttaaaaagcTAAATATGTGTTTGCACTTACGATTTTTTGCTAACCAATTTTAAGATTTAATCAATTTTGAAGGGTTATACCTGTTTATGATTAAAATGAACCATTTAGAATTGAGGATAATGTGAGTGTGTCTAGATGACAAAAATGGTTTGAATGTTTGAAATGGATAAGTTAAGGAAAACATAAGTATAGTTGGAGATAGACTTAATAGGTAGAAAGTGTGGAGAATGCGACAAAGGTTGAGTAAATGATATGCAATGGATATATGAGATATGCAAGATAGAGGGATTTAGTTTGAGTCAACCATAGTTCTAGGTTATAAGtttttctaaaccctaattctAGAAGTACACAAGTAGTTTATCATTTAATAATGCGATATTAAACTATACAGAGCAAGTAATTAAGCGGCTGCCTTCAATCTTCAATGTCACGTTCTTCTAGCAGGTTTAGGTGTGCGAGTAAAAGGAATGTTCTAATGCTGGGATAAAAAGCATGAAAGGATATAAAGGTCTCCTTATGGTCTTTATGTTGAGAGACACTACTCAAAGACATAAATCTCATAAGTGGAATTCTACGGGTTCCTAAAAGGTCTTAATTAAACATCGAGAGATGTAAACGAGTCAAGATGCTCGTGAGTAGTTCGGTCAAAGCTCAGCTCGATCTCGGTTTGACCGAACttgagtcgagttcgagtagctCAATTATAaaatcgagctcgagctttatatttattgtttgagtaactcgttatatatatatatgtatattatatatattgttgtaaTGTCTTGAATTGATGGTGCAAGGAAAgataatatttaacaaaaaagaaagaatatatattttaggtgtataatcttgatttaaggaaataagattaacacaaaagaaaatataatattttgttatggtaaaatattgtgataatattttggagatttaTTGCCAAGATATTAGTATTGACCTAATTGAAActtatt
This genomic window contains:
- the LOC124945951 gene encoding cyclin-U1-1, with protein sequence MLELRDSGVEIDDESTSSSSPRVLSVLSSALEKLVARNDGLIRGTELLMGKSLSAFNGMRAPSISISKYLERIYKYTNCSPSSFVVGYVYIDRLAHKHPDSLVVSHNIHRLIVTSVMIASKMLDDVHYNNAFYAKVGGVSNAELNKMELELLFLLDFGVSVGSSIFESYCVYLEKEMLLNNINKVPIDHVNSLEQL
- the LOC124945602 gene encoding zinc finger CCCH domain-containing protein 13 — translated: MVVRNPSNFKTRLCILYQREGRCPRETCTFAHGETELRRFTNTLNDRRDHRHNDLRDKLDRKRSPVRRHSPGKDERVRNSLRGNSPNRSPKISDRNRRMEIDDRSDFSGSAKISVGTDDHLSGRKQLSSNTRSVLHEHLRQVQSDIIMLDEDKYKLEVYLQERTHEADRLTSRIKELEAQLSQESEECKRITSKMKKFLKAHERHLHLQEELNRSQSRLQKLGEQLGSDSIRLGDNEDSNINILSDGGVASPRKKRPRINSRIATDVSKSDVERELNPVGMIGLEKRSRWDKNNVRADGEDNGYQRTRENMKKMEKNASFNVLSADKYKGGGGEQAGLPPTSMAAHAEDQVIEMIDGEENVDVVGIGSVGSQIEAAASRSSRRLPFLPPPLPPPPQNKYKGDNKNVNGNEEELVDVDIV